GAGATTTCAGTATCTTACTCCTCCCTCCCCATCCATGCATTTCCTGAGTGTGGTACTTCATGATCTTCATGTTTATAGATAAACCTTAAGAGCACATTCATAATTCGGACAATCCATGTAGGTACAGTATGAGAACATTCAACATTTGTAAGCACTACATTGAAGCATGTTTGCACATCGAAGCCATTTCCCACCTTACAAATTCACCAGGGAGAACTTTGTCCATGAACTCTCGCATGACCGTGTGCTCCCCCGAATGCTGGAGGAAAAACTGAAATCTTTGCACGTAGTCACCTTCATAGCCAGCCTGGGTTGTTGTGGTTGCCATGATGAGTAGTGATTATGTGGCGTGGTGATGAGTAGTCGCCTCTAGAGGGGTAAACACATCCAACACGTGGAGAACAAATTGAAATCACTGCTGCAATGTTCTGTTTGTTTCAGCTTTCTCTCAACATGTGTCTGGCAAAAGTTGTTCAGTACCTCCAGTATCTACTTAGTGATACAAAATATGCAAAGTTTTGACTAAATGCAAAAGTAAGACAATATTGGGTTCTTTACCTTTGGTTTTGCTGGATTGAAATGTGCACGCTGGTGGAAAGAGCCTATACATAAATGAAGTGGTAGGGGGAGTGTCCTCATTACATAACAGGCTACACAAAGAGCCCATAAAAGGGACCAGCATTCAATCAGCCCCAGCTCCTTTTACCATCTCCATAGATACGCTTTGGAAGCTCTATTTGTCATATCTCACATGTGTTCTTACTTGGAATCTTGAGTTATTTTGAGAGGGAGGTTTTTGATGGgttcctctccttttctttttgttctGAGGACACAAAATGAACTGTTTAAATTAACTGTTGAATAAAACTATTAGTCAGAAGAAATGTATATGAATACATGGAGATTTTATGTCCTGTATGATTAAATTCAATCTGCATTTTAAACATTTTGTATCCACACTGTTTCAAGGCACCTGTTCATATAGGTCAACAAGTTTAGCATGTTGAAGAGGGTCACAGTAGTTTGTGGACAGCATTGTGTAATGATTTACTGGtatgttacacacacagaaggaaaaTGTTTGAACAAATGTCAATGAAAACTAAAAGGTAGGGGTAAAATCAGGTAGgggtaaaaatatgagaacttACAGGGGCATGCTCTTCTGGGAGAAACTTCGGATAGATATTTCTCACTGCCATTCCACTCTGATAGCCTAGACAGTTGACACCACTTTGCACATAGCCAATGGCTGCAATGATGGCATCAGTATTAAACGGTACAGACATGTATTTCATTTGAAATTGAGCAAGTAACTGCATTTAAAGTAACAAGAACTTGCTGTTCTTCCAAAAGGATTCTGTAAGAGCCTAATGTACAATTTACGTTTAATTTCACCAACTGGTTATGTCCCTTGGGAATTGAAAGTGAACAGAGTGTTAGACTTATTTTCATTTGAGAATTGATGTGGTGTCAGTCAGGCTAGGGGTCAGACCTAATCAAAAGTAGAGTAGTGTTAGGTGTTGGCAGAATGCAGGTGGGGCAAAGAGTTTGCACCTATGTACTGCTGTATACAAAGTCAATGTGTTCACAGATTATATGGCATGTGGGTGGTACTTTATCTAAAATGCTGCCTCCCACAGTTCTGTGTCACTGATAACCAATGTGACAAAGCTAAAATGCATAATGAATACTCAACACCAATGAAGTAAAGACCAGAGGTGTGTTCAGTGGTGAACATTCCTGGCgaacatgttttctctgaacagttaaatttgaaGGATTTGGTGTAAACAGCTCTTTGTCACGGTAACACTTCGTCCAGCCCACGTCCAGCTCCACTGTATGTTTGTGGAGAACTATCTCCACAGACTCAGACTTTTCACAAAACACTCAAGACAAACAGAAACCTGTTTGCAAATGTTTGCAGATTTGAACACACCTCACTGACAATTCAATCACAATCCATACATACAACAAGTTACAACAGGGAGCTTTTCTTCATTCAGTGCACTTCAACACAAATGAACAGACATTACAGTGAaagatttatttttgtttgagtTGGGCATAGGTGTTCTTTGTGTAAGTTTTAACCCAACGAATACAAAAAGTATAACCTGTACCCATCAAAGGCCCAACAATTTGATAAGCATGTGACAAGCCAAGATAAAAAgcttaaaaataaaacaattgtTTGTGATCTGGAGGCTGGTTCTTGATTATGTTAATAACAAATCTCCTCGACCTAAAAAGACTGCAGCTAATAATCATAAAAGTGTCGGTCAAATATGAGTTTATCAAGTGATGTCAGCTAATGCGTAACCACTATGAACCTGTTTACAACATTTCTGTGATATGTAATCATGATCAAAGCATTTGTCCGATTGACTGATGTGTGCAAATGAAAGTCCTCCCCTATAGATGTGTAAATGACTATAAAAGATACATTTGGAAATTGGTCTAGGACATCTAAAGGGGTAGAGGGCATGTTTGTTTCAACAAGCCTCTAGGGATCCATGACTAACACTTCAAGGTTGTTGTTGAATAAGACTTTCCCATCCTCCTCTTTGCTGCAGTCAGGGTGGCGCAGCAGAGCCAACACGCCTGCTCTGAGCTCTGGAGAGGCGTTCTTACTGAAGTCAATGACCTCGGTCAGGAAGTCCAGTAGCAGCTGGCCCTTCTCATCACCCTCTGTGAAGCACTCGGTGATGTCCATTTGGGACGGGAGCACATAGTTTTTGTATGGAATGCCCTTGGTATCCAGGAAGGTTTTGATATCCCCGGTGGTGACGCACTGACTGATCTCGGTGTTGCAGAGCTGGGCTCTGTACGTCCTCCAGAGCCTTCCCCATCCGCTTTGGCCTGTAATCACCACACCATCAGCCACATCAGTCAATGATATTCTCCAAAGACATTGAGGACGCACAGTACAGTGGCATAGAAATGTGAACTGAAAGACCCACCAGCCACTAGAATGATCACAAGCTTCCCATTCTCACTCAGTAAACTCCTAAAGAATGAGACAGTTGCTTCAGGATCTTTGACGTAATACAGCATCTGCAGATGAGAGACCTCTTCAgcaaaacaaatacacattACTGGGTGCTTGTCACAACAGGTCACTGATCCGGCAGACCATATCATACAACCTGTATCATGTGAATGAAGTCAAACTTCTTGTCCAGCTTGCTCTCTTTCCAGTGGCTCTCGAATTCAGATGCAGTCATCTTATTCCATGTGAAGTTTATATACTCAAGGTTGGGTGTTTTTTGTACCAACACTGACAAACATCAAAAACATGATTAGAAAAAGATGAATAGAAATATGGATTTTCCTGGTTAACAAGTTCCTTTGGAGCCATTAGAAGCAGAGCAATGTAAACAAGACAATCAACTTGAACATTATGCCAAAAAGCACCCGTCTTAAAGAAAGTCTGTCTACTTTTGTTCATTACCCTTGTACTTGAAGAGCATGTCTCCACTGGGCTCCACCACCTCGTTGATTACTGTGATGCCCGGAAGCTTCAGACGCATCTGAGAGAACATCTGCAGGTCCATCTGACCTGTAGACAGTCATCATCAGAGGGCTATAAAATCAGCTGGCAGAATTACTGTACCTCTAACGTCAGTAAAACATCCCTGGATGCTAAAAGCTGCACATAAAGCAGTGACGATTGACCACCGTAATGATGATGCCATTTTCAATGCATCAGCAAAACGGAAGTCATATATGGGGAATATTTATGTCCAGAGGAACATTTTTATTTCTGGCCTAAGTGAGCAACCCTTATAACATCAATTGCAATCAAAAGTTATGTACAATCAATCCTGAATTAAAGGCCTAATGCCAAATTTCTATCTGATATAAGACACTATGAAACCTGTGCTGAAAACATTGTGGTTTTTAGAACTGGTTTGTCAGGTGCATTCATCAAATGAGATCTAACTTAAGACCCTACAGTCTGACAGACCATTGCGAACCTCAGCACAGGATCAGAGAACAGAGTGCCAGTGGTTGAACCATCACAATGTACCACAGTCTCTAAGAGCCCTTTTGATTGTGTTGCTAAGGTGACGCAACTCTGGAGGgtttttaacacatttgttATATGTGGAGGTTTCAGCACGTAGTTGGTATACTGTGAGTATGTTGTAAGCTTCTCATTGAAGTCACTGGCATATGTTAAAGCATGTCTGATGAAATTAGTAGAGCACAGACATTTGGTGACATTCCCTCTTCTTAAATCTGGACTTTGCTCTCCGAGCAATagtaaaataaaagataaacaggACTTACCTGCTCCGCTGCCCACACCTAAGACATTGAGACTGCTTTTTCCTTTTCCAATTCTGGAGGGAAGAGGGGATCATTTTAATTCTAATATAATATGGACTTGTTCAAAGCTGATATCATAGCATACATAAGTAATGGCAGCAATGGAGGACTATCCCTCCAACTTGTAGCCTAGCCAACAGACTGGAAGAATGAATCCCTTTTATTTTCCTGTATATGTCCATCGATCTTTTCCAAATATGTAGTTGCTATAGACTCCAAATCATAATATTTATCTGGCAGCAGACCAAATGTGTGTAGATCACATATGTGTACATAACACATGCGTCTTTAAAGCATTCTGATCCTAATTCTAACTAAAAATGAACAGCTGAGGGTTTCTTGCCAAGGGTCAGATTTTGGCAACCAACAGAATATGTATTGACTGTAATTACTGGTAGTATAACAAGACTTGCTGTCTATAGCGCTGGCTGCAGTAGAGTGGTGTGTGTAAAGCCCTAATGCTCAGAGATAAGGCATCCTATGGGAAGATCTTCCTGAAGCCAGTGAGCTTTTTGCTGTGTCTATTTCATGGGTTTATTTGGTATTCAGCTGTATATGATTTACATAATATGACTTGTACCCTGCCTGACAAGGACCCTTGGACACTGACCCTGAATCTGACTGCTGAAACTAAACAGTGGCTCAGGTCCAACTGATGTCCATATTCATCTGGACTATGACAATGGGGTCAAATGCAGGTGCTATATCTGTTAAATTATACAGGCAGAAGTGAGATCCGGCAATGTTAGAAAGCTTCAATGGTTCTCTGGCCTGTTGGAAGACATAGGCGGGCGAATCACTCTAGCTGGGTCAGAGAAGACCACAGAAGCAGATGTGAGGAGTGTGGTATGTAACTCCACATCATCAAGTCACATATATAAGACATACCGGTGACCAATATGTAATCAGGTAGCCTCAATTATCCTTCAAATAGGCCAGACATCCATGTGTAATTGATTTGAAGATAGTTCCATTTTGCTGCATTAGGCTAagatacacagcacattacTTTGTAAAGATCTCAGGCAAAACCCCGTGGATGAATTCTTGCATGCACTGATGTTCAGAGGAACGCTCCAGAAACAGTTGGAATGACTTGTTGTATCTATTCTCATCTTCTATCAAGCTTCGAAAGGGTGATGCCATTTGATTCCTCctaaaatatatgaaaaaagaaaaacatggccATTATAATGATTTCCTTATTAAAAGCAACAGAAAAAACACTGACACCTTAAACCATACAGATGGAAAATTGAAGGCAATCAGCCTAAAATGTTACACCAGGCCGTCAGCTGTTTCAGATTGCATGACTTGAAAATCATTAAGATGTAACGTTAATTATACGACTCCATCGTGATAATAGGGCGTTTTATTTGCCTATTAACCTTTGCCCCAAGTCTCCATTTTTATGAATACATGTGTTGAAATGCACAACTCCTGCTTTAGACACAAATGCACATTAGCAcattaaatataaaatatactGCAGATGACGAATAATGATAGGTCTtttgaaagacagacagactgcaGGTAATTATTAGGCTAGAAATAACATTTGCGTTCGTCTGATCGACAATAAAGGTGACGGAATGAGTGATTTATTTTATAGTA
The sequence above is a segment of the Alosa sapidissima isolate fAloSap1 chromosome 2, fAloSap1.pri, whole genome shotgun sequence genome. Coding sequences within it:
- the LOC121703917 gene encoding histamine N-methyltransferase-like, with the translated sequence MASPFRSLIEDENRYNKSFQLFLERSSEHQCMQEFIHGVLPEIFTKIGKGKSSLNVLGVGSGAGQMDLQMFSQMRLKLPGITVINEVVEPSGDMLFKYKVLVQKTPNLEYINFTWNKMTASEFESHWKESKLDKKFDFIHMIQMLYYVKDPEATVSFFRSLLSENGKLVIILVAGQSGWGRLWRTYRAQLCNTEISQCVTTGDIKTFLDTKGIPYKNYVLPSQMDITECFTEGDEKGQLLLDFLTEVIDFSKNASPELRAGVLALLRHPDCSKEEDGKVLFNNNLEVLVMDP